A genomic segment from Enoplosus armatus isolate fEnoArm2 chromosome 12, fEnoArm2.hap1, whole genome shotgun sequence encodes:
- the six3a gene encoding homeobox protein SIX3a, which yields MVFRSPLELYPSHFFLPNFADRPLLLANSAPTTRSPEDLSMFQLPTLNFSPEQVASVCETLEETGDIERLGRFLWSLPVAPGACEAINKHESILRARAVVAFHTGNFRDLYHILENHKFTKDSHGKLQAMWLEAHYQEAEKLRGRPLGPVDKYRVRKKFPLPRTIWDGEQKTHCFKERTRSLLREWYLQDPYPNPSKKRELAQATGLTPTQVGNWFKNRRQRDRAAAAKNRLQHQAIGPSGMRSLSEAGLTPHSSAESPSTAASPTTSVSSMTERVDTGTSILSVTSSDSECDV from the exons ATGGTTTTCAGATCCCCTTTAGAGCTTTATCCCTCCCATTTCTTCCTGCCAAACTTCGCTGATCGCCCTCTGCTCCTGGCGAACAGCGCTCCCACCACCAGGTCTCCAGAAGACTTGTCCATGTTTCAGCTACCGACCCTCAACTTCTCCCCGGAGCAGGTGGCGAGCGTCTGCGAGACGCTGGAGGAGACCGGGGACATCGAACGGCTGGGCCGCTTCCTCTGGTCCCTGCCTGTGGCTCCGGGAGCGTGCGAGGCGATCAACAAGCACGAGTCCATCCTGCGCGCCCGGGCCGTGGTGGCGTTCCACACGGGGAATTTCAGAGACCTCTACCACATCCTGGAGAACCACAAGTTCACCAAGGACTCGCACGGCAAACTGCAGGCCATGTGGCTGGAAGCGCACTACCAGGAGGCCGAGAAGCTCCGCGGTCGTCCCCTCGGACCGGTCGATAAGTACCGGGTGCGGAAGAAGTTTCCGCTGCCTCGGACCATCTGGGACGGCGAGCAGAAGACTCACTGTTTCAAAGAGCGGACACGGAGCCTGCTGAGGGAGTGGTACCTTCAGGACCCATACCCAAATCCCAGCAAGAAAAGGGAACTGGCTCAAGCCACTGGACTCACTCCTACACAGGTCGGAAACTGGTTTAAAAACCGGAGGCAACGAGACAGAGCCGCGGCGGCCAAAAACAG gCTCCAACACCAAGCAATAGGACCGAGCGGTATGAGGTCCCTCTCGGAGGCCGGTCTCACCCCTCACAGCTCGGCAGAGTCGCCTTCAACCGCGGCCAGTCCCACCACCAGCGTTTCCAGTATGACAGAGAGAGTTGATACTGGGACGTCCATCCTGTCCGTCACATCCAGTGACTCGGAGTGCGATGTATGA